AAGTgtaattttacataaaataagAAAACTATTACATTGCACGTTAGTCACATTTGGTAAACATCATATTTCATTTCTCAGATTATTCCATACTTTCAACCTCACTataagaaaatttatttttttaaatagtgtTCGGTGTCATGCTTGTACTGtacagtggaaatttcaattgaatggatGCAGCCTGACGTAGCGTGACGGTTTTTTGCGCGATGTACGTCAGCGTATGCGACTGTGCGTGCAAAACGCggtagtgaatccaaccatgccaacacactcgtgattggtttgtattgtatccaaggtcgtgcgttagtttgaaatacgcgatagcGGTAGGATcgaatacagctgttgaaagctgtgttcattcaattgaaattcctagtatAGCTTGTTTGGATTATAATTGACAAAAcctattcggtttttgttactgcgcgtcaAGTCCATACGTTTGTGTCaatacgctcgcgtaaattcacataagagcGCCTCAGTCACATATTACGCAAAGCGAACCCAGCGTAAGTGCTGCCCCCAACTGCATGCatgtcattctatatcaatacacgatgtAAAGAGTCTCATTTTATCGCTAATTATAAGCTGACCAAACATTTATAACATTATTCTCTTCATGCAAATTATTATATAGAAAACATTTTGATACGGTACTGAGGAGCCATATAATTTAGTTAAAGGGGGATTTCGTGATCTTACATCCCTTTTTAGGGAATGGTTCAATATAGATAACCACGAAAACATGTTTATTTGCACAACTTTAATTGATTTGgggaaaaaatgacaaattggaCGATGTCCTTGTCAAACGACCGAATATGCAAAAAGGTTATGCACACAAACAGTGTGTATAGTTtggtcagctcgtaataggcgggaaatgttagggttttaccactacgccgaaaagtagacccatagTTGACATGTCTGATCTaaattttgcgtgttaaagaaagtagacaaagtataggacttggatTAATAATTCGTGAAGCTTCTGGCAAGATATGTCACAAGAACATtctcaaaaggaaatattttgatattaatccgccatgttataaggcccgccgattacgagctgatcaaagtttcTGGAGTACGTGGTGAGATCACGAAATGCTTCAACAGAGAATTAAATATTCCGAAATGATTCCCATATGAAGTGGGATAATTGGCAGCTATTGGCAGTCAATATTATTATTCTTGCACACAGTTTCCAAAAACTACATACATTATATCTTCATTGAAACAACCAAACCACACTACACAGTAGCCACGGGGTTGATATATCAACGCGCTAATCGCAAAGTTTAAATTGATGGTCGCTTTAAAGTTTGCCTCAACGTCAACATGTTCTTAGTTCTAAATCTTAACTTAATAAAATAGCTGTTTCATTTGTTTATCTAAATTTAACTACGGCAATCATAAGACTTTTAGTTAATATTTTGATAGACGCTACGCATCCTAAGTTTTTTTGCCTGTATCGAGAAGAAAATAGCTGCAACAGCATAAAATCCAACACTGACCCAACCGAAGAAATAGGACCACGATAAATCCTGTCTATTGCCGTTGTTGATAATATATCCCAGGAATGTGAACAGCCCGCAAGCTAAGGTAATTTCTGAAATATGAAAATAAcggataatatttatttatttatttatatttatttatttatttatttatttatttatttatttatttatttatttatttatttatttatttatttatttatttatttatttatttatttatttatttatttgctcatGGTGCTCGAGAATCTAAAAGTGACAGTAGTTATCAATATAATATTGGTCCCTCCATCCAGTAAACAAGAATTTCACATGATAGCGTATTATCCAAATGTTTCacttttcatttgttttactTTGATCGCATTTCTACTATCTAATATCCAATGGTGTACTTAAATACCTGTGAAGAGCTagaaagcctgaagtgctttaattacaataAATTGTCAGAGTTTTGGATAAACTCCGGATATCCCATGGGTTTTAACATTCGCTAAAACCCCTCATAGAACACACACTTAAGCGGCAAGTGAGCTTTCTTTCAATTGGCCTGATTATTTCGTTCAATGACCAGAAAAATCTTCTTAAGAGTTATAATActtcataatttttggcaaagaataacaaaatttaaaattgacCGAAAGCattcattatggctttaagacacAAAAataaggtaaacatggtaaagaaatGACCGGCATCAGATTTATAcagcattttatttatttatttatttatttatttatttatttatttatttatttatttatttatttatttatttatttatttatttatttataaacaaaaGTAATGCAAAAATTTACTGGCAAGTCAGCCTTATCTActtcgtatttatttatttatttatttatttatttatttggtaagaCAATGTAGTATTTTAAAACGAATCGGTGCACATTATTTATTACCTTGAAGAATTATAATTGCCGTGGCCCATCTTGTCCACACATAACTTTCTTTGAAATATGCCATTGCTGCAAACGCCATTGCGACCACTGTTAGGACGATAGAGAGTAACGCCAGACCTTTAACGGCAGGTATCCAAGGATCTGCAAATGGAAGAATGGAGTAAGAAACGACAGAAGAAACCCTATGATATTGGCATTCATAATACGAGTACTTAACATTAATTTCATATTCGTATTAGTGTCTCTAAGAAAACATGATACACCTTTACCTAaaacacagttgtttgatgtgatcattcattaatgtttctaataaaatataacataattttctagacctttacaataccaacagctatcacactaatatacatatatatttcttagctatttttaacttagattttcttctctttatcaaatttttatttttttctgcctTTTGTGGTAcatctataaactgtatatttgtatgcaaattgagggcgctatttacatatattttcaatattatttagcccaataatatgagtatttcctttcatttcatgataaaaagtagtttgaaactTTCCATGCTATGAAAAAttccttgctatatgttactcatttttatgccTTAATGTCATTTAACAAGTGTCTACCCTTGTAAAAGCGCCAttagtgttcaactttgcttaaaaatgaatacagatCTATGATGCCTTTAAACAACCGTGACAAATGACCTTTCAACTTCACCTCTGCAGGATATCGGTCTGTCAAGCAGGAGTTTGATCCATTGTAATGGTAGCAGAAACTTATGTTACATCAAAACAATTTGTGCATCTCACGGGATGTGtggattttgatttattttgtctaaatttgattttttttttttggatttgacaACTCATGATAACCCAAGAAATCCTCTTATGAAGCTTTCTGTTGGGTACATTTGAACACTGGGACTGGTTGTGTTAGTCACGAGTCACATAACCCTCTACTCTTCACACGTACAGGTATGACTCCTCTGAAACCAAAGCACGGAATATACCCAACTCTAAATTCACCATGGGAAGAGCGAAAGCTTGACTTTAATCTGCAGATGctgccaattaaattcagactttatTTTTGCAGGTCAATACCCAAGCAAGTTTTCAACAGCCGGTGATCGAGCCGGGGACATCATGCACTAGTACTGAGAATTCTAACTACTGAACCACCACGTCAGTGACCATTCTCTATTGGTATGCATAGCCGTGCTAAAAGTCGCTCCATTCAGAAATACACCTTTTTgttttgaaatcaattttctcggtcaaataaaaacaataatttttttcagtaatgtcggataaaaacatgaaaatggaTATACCTGgtattaggcatgaaattgtgtcttttagggtaagatatttgatttttataggccttaaccTCGCCCGTGAGCTATTGTTGGAATAATAACGTTTCAGCGTTTGgaactaatatagttcgctaaagaaagatatttcccacctctataaggcacatcgtgtgggtctatatacagtaagccaaaaaaattaaggtaccagttacgtttacccctgtatatcctaaacaaagaaagaaatgtcataattggaaccagcagccaatagctgcatcttttagctcgaatttaagacctcattcgttgaaattgttcaagaaataaagacacgccgatcccaaaacccaaggaagatacctatgtaaaagttgcagtttgttgcattaaatgccctattgatttgtacacaaagcgttcgtgaaagCTCGTGAACacgagaactagcgctgcgcttccattgactAGCACGTTAAACTaacgtcatgctttcattgattagaacacaaaagtgcaactttttatttcgtctCTTCGGTAGATTTTAGATCATCGTTTctctaattctcaaccaatttcaacaaataaggtcttgaatcagagctaaagagttccgATATTAcctgctttttttaattttgacatatttgtctttatttaggatatacagagtaggtgaacacaactggtaccttatttttttggcttactgtatatagaaT
Above is a window of Amphiura filiformis chromosome 7, Afil_fr2py, whole genome shotgun sequence DNA encoding:
- the LOC140156877 gene encoding claudin domain-containing protein 2-like, with product MEGRWFLAPNTALIGTGVSVFSVSTRYWTRTRIGYAGLWKGCIAVGSEWRCADTHWPNADPWIPAVKGLALLSIVLTVVAMAFAAMAYFKESYVWTRWATAIIILQEITLACGLFTFLGYIINNGNRQDLSWSYFFGWVSVGFYAVAAIFFSIQAKKLRMRSVYQNIN